The Desulfohalovibrio reitneri genome contains a region encoding:
- the lnt gene encoding apolipoprotein N-acyltransferase has product MLFWAVLAVIGAWSGFANLWLHIPALGLLLPVGLAGAALRSPSPRKAAKCCFWTATAAYLGSLYWIALPVHDYGGLNWLLAAPCPVLVAMYLSLYAAVFGWVVHRFGSGGSAWRAGLLIGGAWACLEALRGVALTGFPWLTTSSGLAPWPWAIQAAAWIGGLGLGLVLTTAAAWLLFPGRGTASVRLAGAVVLAAVALFGADRLQDPLTPSARAEVALVQGNIDQGRKWDDKFIQGTVDRYISLSEEVLRGGAEAVIWPETALPFYYQEQSPLRRRVRSFARGEGIALLTGAPAYRMESSGEYTLFNRAYLVNGRNVFESAYDKVHLLPFGEYVPFGDYLPIDKLVQGVGDFAPGQRDDPLVSGDLAMGVLICYEAIFPDLAQERVAKGANLLVNISNDAWFGESSAPLQHLHLSLLRAVEQGRAMVRCTNTGISAFIDPRGRILESTGLFTATAISREMPLLRRTTFYHRHHEAFVWGVFLLTAAAALPGLLRRS; this is encoded by the coding sequence GTGCTTTTCTGGGCAGTTCTCGCCGTCATCGGAGCCTGGTCCGGCTTCGCCAACCTCTGGCTGCACATCCCCGCACTAGGGCTGCTGCTACCTGTGGGCTTGGCGGGAGCAGCCCTGCGCTCGCCCTCTCCCCGCAAGGCGGCCAAATGCTGCTTCTGGACGGCCACCGCCGCCTACCTCGGCTCTCTCTACTGGATAGCCTTGCCGGTCCACGACTACGGCGGGCTCAACTGGCTCCTGGCCGCTCCCTGTCCGGTCCTGGTGGCCATGTACCTGTCCCTCTACGCCGCCGTGTTCGGCTGGGTGGTCCACCGGTTCGGAAGCGGAGGCTCGGCTTGGCGCGCCGGACTTCTCATCGGCGGAGCGTGGGCTTGCCTGGAGGCGTTGCGCGGCGTCGCTCTGACCGGCTTTCCCTGGCTGACCACGTCCTCCGGCCTCGCGCCCTGGCCTTGGGCCATCCAGGCCGCGGCCTGGATCGGCGGGCTTGGCCTGGGGCTGGTGTTGACCACAGCGGCCGCCTGGCTGCTCTTCCCCGGTCGCGGGACCGCATCGGTCCGCTTGGCGGGCGCCGTGGTTCTGGCGGCTGTCGCCCTCTTCGGCGCGGATAGACTGCAAGACCCTCTAACGCCCTCGGCCCGGGCCGAAGTGGCCCTCGTCCAAGGCAACATAGACCAGGGGCGCAAGTGGGACGACAAGTTCATTCAAGGTACAGTGGATCGCTACATCTCCCTGAGTGAAGAAGTCCTGCGCGGCGGAGCGGAGGCGGTGATCTGGCCGGAAACCGCCCTCCCCTTCTATTACCAGGAGCAGAGCCCCCTGCGTCGTCGCGTCCGGTCCTTCGCCCGCGGGGAAGGGATTGCGCTGCTTACAGGCGCGCCAGCCTACCGCATGGAAAGCTCCGGGGAATACACGCTGTTCAACCGCGCATACCTCGTCAACGGCCGGAATGTATTCGAGTCCGCTTACGACAAGGTGCATCTTCTGCCCTTTGGCGAATACGTCCCCTTCGGCGACTACCTTCCCATAGACAAACTTGTGCAGGGCGTGGGCGACTTCGCTCCGGGACAGCGCGACGACCCGCTGGTATCCGGCGATCTTGCGATGGGCGTGCTGATCTGCTATGAAGCAATCTTTCCCGATCTGGCCCAGGAGCGGGTGGCCAAAGGAGCAAACCTCCTGGTCAACATCAGCAACGACGCTTGGTTCGGGGAGTCCAGCGCGCCCCTGCAGCATCTCCACCTCTCGCTGCTCAGGGCCGTTGAGCAGGGACGGGCCATGGTCCGTTGCACGAATACCGGCATTTCGGCTTTCATCGACCCCAGGGGGCGCATTCTCGAATCCACAGGGCTCTTCACAGCCACGGCCATAAGCCGGGAGATGCCTTTGCTGCGCCGCACTACCTTCTACCACCGCCACCACGAAGCCTTCGTGTGGGGAGTCTTTTTGCTGACCGCCGCCGCAGCCTTGCCGGGCTTGCTTCGGCGAAGCTGA
- a CDS encoding hemolysin family protein, with the protein MEDGSPSSSDGGFWSTLANLFKNRNGHSLEDTIRESLREGEIKVDDVAMLLGVLRLQNTQVQDIMVPRPDIIFADEANGVEGVAQLIIESGHSRIPVYSGDKDNIVGIIHAKDLLRALVGDSRPSLGELMRQPLFIPETKNVRDMLQDFRRRRMHQAIALDEYGGTSGLVTLEDVLEEIVGEIEDEHDIGQPLEIQELPDGTFLVAGRLELDELNERFNTNIDSGQVETIGGYLCELTGRVPRQGEFFTLEGHRFTVKEANKKNIRWIHVQSAAQSD; encoded by the coding sequence TTGGAAGACGGCAGTCCCAGTTCCTCGGACGGGGGGTTCTGGTCCACTCTGGCCAACCTCTTTAAAAACCGCAACGGCCACTCCCTTGAAGACACCATCCGAGAATCCCTCCGCGAGGGGGAAATCAAGGTGGACGACGTGGCCATGCTGCTCGGTGTGCTACGCCTGCAGAATACCCAGGTGCAGGACATCATGGTGCCTCGTCCGGACATCATATTCGCGGACGAGGCCAATGGCGTGGAGGGCGTGGCCCAGCTCATCATCGAATCCGGCCATTCCCGCATACCGGTCTACAGCGGGGACAAGGACAACATCGTTGGCATCATCCACGCCAAGGACCTCCTGCGGGCGCTGGTCGGCGACTCCCGCCCCTCGCTCGGCGAACTCATGCGCCAACCACTTTTCATCCCCGAGACCAAAAACGTCCGCGACATGCTTCAAGACTTCCGGCGTCGGCGAATGCACCAGGCGATCGCCCTGGACGAGTATGGTGGAACCTCCGGACTGGTCACGCTGGAGGACGTGCTGGAAGAGATCGTGGGGGAGATCGAGGACGAGCACGACATCGGGCAGCCCCTGGAAATTCAGGAACTGCCCGACGGCACCTTCCTGGTGGCTGGACGCCTCGAACTCGACGAGCTCAACGAGCGCTTCAACACCAACATCGACTCCGGCCAAGTGGAAACCATTGGCGGATATCTGTGCGAACTGACGGGCCGGGTTCCCAGACAGGGGGAATTCTTTACCCTCGAGGGGCATCGCTTCACCGTCAAGGAAGCCAACAAAAAAAACATCCGCTGGATTCACGTCCAATCCGCCGCCCAAAGCGACTGA
- the prfB gene encoding peptide chain release factor 2 (programmed frameshift) produces MLQLAELKTEALPLLEQYDSLWGRLDLPSLKDRLKKIEEELSKPGAWDNPDKMTPLLQEKSRLESKVERMEALRQAKEDAEAWLELAQEDDSSEALQALDDQLKNLGRLLRELEMGLLLSEPEDKASAILEIHPGAGGTEAQDWAAMLLRMYRRWAERNEYGFKELDYLDGDEAGVKSVTVQVEGEHAYGFLKGEKGIHRLIRISPFDTSGRRHTSFASVDVLPDAGQEIEIDIREEDVRVDTYRSSGPGGQHVNKTSSAVRLTHIPTGVVAQCQSEKSQLRNRDAAYKILKARLYDAEVKKREEERQAAYENKEAIAWGSQIRTYTLQPYRLAKDHRTNTEVGDVDAVLDGQLDDFIRSYLLQFHAG; encoded by the exons ATGCTGCAACTCGCTGAACTCAAGACGGAAGCCCTGCCACTTCTGGAACAGTACGACTCCCTCTGGGGGCGGCTT GACCTGCCCAGCCTCAAGGACCGCCTCAAGAAAATAGAAGAAGAACTTTCCAAACCAGGGGCCTGGGACAACCCGGACAAGATGACCCCCCTGCTGCAGGAAAAGAGCCGCCTGGAATCCAAGGTGGAACGCATGGAGGCCCTGCGTCAGGCCAAGGAGGACGCCGAGGCCTGGCTGGAACTCGCCCAGGAGGACGACAGCAGCGAGGCCTTGCAGGCTCTGGACGACCAGCTCAAGAATCTGGGCAGGCTTCTGCGGGAGCTGGAGATGGGCCTCTTGCTTTCCGAGCCGGAGGACAAGGCCTCGGCCATTCTGGAAATCCACCCCGGGGCCGGCGGCACAGAAGCCCAGGACTGGGCGGCCATGTTGCTGCGCATGTACCGGCGGTGGGCGGAGCGCAACGAATACGGGTTTAAGGAACTTGACTACCTTGACGGGGACGAGGCGGGGGTAAAGAGTGTTACCGTGCAGGTCGAAGGCGAGCACGCCTACGGCTTCCTGAAGGGAGAAAAAGGTATCCATCGCCTCATCCGCATCTCCCCCTTCGACACGTCCGGACGTCGGCATACCTCTTTCGCCTCGGTGGACGTGCTGCCTGACGCGGGACAGGAAATCGAGATTGACATCCGCGAGGAGGACGTCCGGGTGGATACCTACCGCTCCAGCGGCCCGGGCGGCCAGCACGTCAACAAGACCTCCTCCGCGGTCAGGCTGACCCACATCCCCACGGGGGTGGTGGCTCAGTGCCAAAGCGAGAAATCGCAATTGCGCAACCGCGACGCGGCCTACAAGATTCTCAAAGCCAGGCTCTACGACGCCGAGGTCAAAAAACGCGAGGAGGAGCGCCAGGCGGCCTACGAAAACAAGGAGGCCATAGCCTGGGGCAGCCAGATCCGCACCTATACCCTGCAGCCCTACCGACTGGCCAAGGACCACCGGACGAACACCGAGGTAGGCGACGTGGATGCGGTGCTGGATGGTCAACTGGATGATTTCATCCGCAGCTACCTGTTGCAATTCCATGCAGGATGA
- a CDS encoding PilZ domain-containing protein — protein MNLSAGGLRFEAPPDSQEHGETAELKIGDRFYLRLDLESPADNESIRYFLYGRVRNAYEDFASRRKEVGLRFLSQARRPSDNPDSLAWSPIDDEAGVESIDNWVFKRHLEMHRERGSSPDS, from the coding sequence ATCAACCTCTCCGCGGGCGGCCTTCGCTTCGAAGCGCCCCCAGACTCCCAAGAGCATGGCGAAACCGCCGAACTCAAGATCGGCGACCGCTTTTATCTCCGCCTGGACCTGGAAAGCCCGGCGGACAACGAATCGATCCGCTACTTCCTCTACGGCCGGGTACGCAACGCGTACGAGGACTTCGCTTCACGGCGCAAAGAGGTGGGGCTGCGTTTTCTTTCACAGGCCCGGCGCCCTTCGGACAATCCGGATAGCCTGGCATGGAGCCCGATTGACGACGAAGCGGGCGTGGAGAGCATTGACAACTGGGTTTTCAAGCGGCATCTGGAAATGCACCGGGAGAGGGGCTCCTCGCCCGATTCGTAA